The following are encoded in a window of Rosa chinensis cultivar Old Blush chromosome 4, RchiOBHm-V2, whole genome shotgun sequence genomic DNA:
- the LOC112200625 gene encoding glucan endo-1,3-beta-glucosidase, basic vacuolar isoform — protein sequence MAAIFLPFTTSITFLLGFLVAIISIPGAQSSVGVCYGMMGNNLPSHSEVISLYKSNKINRMRLYDPNHGALEALRGSNIELILGVPNSLLQDFAKNPSNAQNWVKTNVLNFYPSVRIKYIAVGNEVSPVNGDTSLAQFLLPAMQHVYQAVRAANLHDRIKVSTAIDTTLIGVSYPPSQGAFRGDVRGYLDPIIGYLVYAKAPLLANIYTYFSYVGNPRDISLPYALFTSPSVVAWDGNKGYQNLFDAMLDALYSALERAWGGSLEVVVSESGWPSAGGFGTSPENARTYYSKLIQHVKGGTPKRPGRAIETYLFAMFDENQKNPELEKHFGVFYPNKQSKYHLSFGGGRLETSTSAEYNVTSSLKSDM from the exons ATGGCTGCTATATTTCTTCCATTCACGACTAGCATCACGTTTCTTTTGGGATTTCTGGTGGCAATCATTTCTATACCAG GCGCACAATCATCAGTAGGTGTTTGTTATGGAATGATGGGCAACAACCTCCCTTCCCACTCGGAAGTCATATCTCTCTACAAATCAAATAAGATCAACCGGATGAGACTCTATGACCCAAACCATGGTGCTCTTGAAGCTCTCCGGGGCTCCAACATCGAACTCATCCTCGGTGTCCCAAACTCGCTCCTTCAGGACTTCGCTAAAAACCCCTCCAAtgcccaaaattgggtaaaaaCAAATGTCCTCAACTTCTACCCTAGCGTCAGAATCAAGTACATTGCCGTTGGAAATGAAGTAAGCCCCGTTAACGGAGACACATCTCTGGCTCAGTTCCTCCTCCCCGCCATGCAGCACGTGTACCAGGCAGTCAGAGCAGCCAACCTACATGACCGAATCAAGGTCTCAACCGCCATCGACACGACCTTAATAGGAGTCTCTTACCCTCCATCCCAAGGAGCATTTCGTGGTGACGTGAGAGGATATCTGGACCCAATTATCGGCTACTTGGTTTATGCTAAAGCACCACTGCTTGCTAACATATACACATATTTTAGTTATGTTGGGAACCCTAGAGACATCTCTCTTCCTTACGCCTTGTTCACTTCGCCTTCGGTTGTTGCTTGGGATGGTAATAAAGGATACCAAAACCTGTTTGATGCGATGCTGGATGCTTTGTACTCGGCTCTTGAGAGAGCATGGGGTGGTTCTTTGGAGGTTGTTGTGTCCGAAAGCGGGTGGCCTTCGGCAGGTGGCTTTGGAACGTCTCCTGAGAATGCTCGGACTTATTACTCCAAATTGATTCAGCATGTGAAAGGGGGCACCCCAAAGAGGCCCGGTAGAGCCATAGAGACTTACTTGTTTGCCATGTTTGATGAGAACCAGAAAAACCCAGAGCTGGAGAAACACTTTGGGGTTTTCTACCCTAATAAACAGTCAAAGTATCACCTCAGTTTCGGGGGAGGAAGACTAGAAACTAGTACTTCTGCTGAGTATAATGTTACTAGTTCCCTCAAGAGTGATATGTAA